One Nocardia sp. BMG111209 DNA segment encodes these proteins:
- a CDS encoding cytochrome P450, translating into MTDFDTVDYFTDPALVPDPYPYYDHLRAKCPVVREPHYGVLAVTGYEESDKVLRDADGNFSSCIAVGGPFPPLPFEPVGDDIGALIAEHRTQLPMYEHMVTMDPPDHTTARSLLSRLLTPARLKENEEFMWRLADRQLDEFVANGSSEFVADYAKPFSLLVIADLLGVPEEDHEEFRWVLTGDRPGSRVGAIDGDIVESNPLVYLDEKFSAYISDRRENPRDDVLTQLALAKYPDGSTPEVLDVVRTATFVFGAGQETTAKLLAAVMRVFGDQPELQQALRADRSLIPAFVEETLRMHAPVKSSFRLAKKTTSIGDVPVPAGSIVMVCPGAANRDPQRFENPHEFRVDRPNFREHIAFGRGPHTCPGSPLARVEGRVSIERILDRMLDITIDEDKHGPADARRYNFEPTFILRGLTDLHIRFTPGPAR; encoded by the coding sequence ATGACCGACTTCGACACGGTCGATTATTTCACCGATCCCGCGCTAGTTCCGGATCCGTATCCGTACTACGACCATCTGCGCGCCAAGTGCCCGGTCGTTCGTGAGCCGCACTACGGAGTGCTCGCGGTCACCGGATACGAAGAGTCCGACAAGGTGCTGCGGGACGCGGACGGGAATTTCTCGTCGTGCATCGCGGTCGGCGGCCCGTTCCCGCCGCTGCCGTTCGAGCCGGTCGGCGACGACATCGGCGCGCTCATCGCCGAGCACCGCACGCAGCTGCCGATGTACGAGCACATGGTCACCATGGATCCGCCGGACCACACCACCGCGCGCTCCCTGCTGAGCCGGTTGCTGACCCCGGCCCGGCTCAAGGAGAACGAGGAGTTCATGTGGCGGCTGGCCGACCGCCAGCTCGACGAGTTCGTCGCCAACGGCAGCTCCGAATTCGTCGCCGACTACGCGAAGCCGTTCTCGCTGCTGGTGATCGCCGATCTGCTCGGCGTGCCGGAGGAGGACCACGAGGAGTTCCGCTGGGTGCTCACCGGCGACCGGCCCGGCAGCCGGGTCGGCGCGATCGACGGTGACATCGTCGAGTCCAACCCGCTGGTCTACCTGGACGAGAAGTTCTCCGCCTACATCAGCGACCGCCGCGAGAATCCGCGCGACGACGTGCTGACCCAGCTGGCCCTGGCCAAGTACCCGGACGGCAGCACCCCCGAGGTGCTCGACGTCGTCCGCACCGCGACCTTCGTGTTCGGCGCCGGTCAGGAGACCACCGCCAAACTGCTCGCCGCGGTGATGCGGGTGTTCGGCGATCAGCCCGAACTGCAGCAGGCGCTGCGGGCCGACCGCAGCCTCATCCCCGCCTTCGTCGAGGAGACCCTGCGGATGCACGCCCCGGTGAAGAGCAGCTTCCGGCTGGCGAAGAAGACCACCAGCATCGGTGACGTGCCGGTCCCGGCCGGTTCGATCGTCATGGTGTGCCCGGGTGCGGCCAACCGCGACCCGCAGCGCTTCGAGAACCCGCACGAGTTCCGCGTCGACCGCCCGAACTTCCGCGAGCACATCGCCTTCGGCCGCGGCCCGCACACCTGCCCCGGCAGCCCGCTGGCGCGGGTCGAGGGCCGGGTGTCGATCGAGCGGATCCTCGATCGGATGCTCGACATCACCATCGACGAGGACAAGCACGGCCCGGCCGACGCGCGGCGCTACAACTTCGAGCCGACCTTCATCCTGCGTGGCCTCACCGATCTGCACATTCGGTTCACGCCGGGCCCGGCCCGGTAG
- a CDS encoding TetR family transcriptional regulator: MSRAAGRDPRERIIEVVLTLLQTEGYDSVQLRRVARLSQASLATVYKLFPTRDELIVAAIVDWMAVNAYPDLSPPAPEETVYEGLMRLLRNVFQPWERNPGMLEAFHRARSGPGGTRLDVQGFDAVVPVAGQIFGGADPEYVADVGLVLTNMIYALIARFSERTIEIGEILPTLERVVRRLTVNNEIPAGQALSRRPAPGQEQPFYLDPAVMAPLRRRAEDRPASTVSDPESPVHRHGTG, from the coding sequence GTGAGCAGAGCGGCTGGCCGCGACCCGAGGGAGCGCATCATCGAGGTCGTGCTCACGCTGTTGCAGACCGAGGGTTACGACTCGGTGCAACTGCGGCGGGTGGCGCGGCTGTCGCAGGCCTCGCTGGCCACCGTCTACAAACTCTTCCCGACCCGCGACGAGTTGATCGTCGCGGCGATCGTGGACTGGATGGCGGTCAACGCCTATCCGGACCTCTCACCGCCCGCGCCGGAGGAGACCGTCTACGAGGGTCTGATGCGCTTGTTGCGCAACGTCTTCCAGCCGTGGGAGCGCAATCCGGGGATGCTGGAGGCGTTCCATCGGGCCCGTTCCGGGCCGGGCGGCACGCGGCTGGACGTCCAGGGTTTCGACGCGGTGGTCCCGGTGGCCGGTCAGATCTTCGGCGGCGCGGACCCCGAGTACGTCGCGGATGTCGGCCTGGTGCTGACCAATATGATCTACGCGCTGATCGCCCGGTTCTCCGAGCGGACCATCGAGATCGGCGAGATCCTGCCCACCCTGGAACGGGTGGTCCGGCGCCTCACCGTGAACAACGAGATCCCCGCCGGTCAGGCGCTGTCCCGGCGTCCCGCACCGGGACAGGAACAGCCCTTCTACCTCGATCCCGCCGTCATGGCGCCCCTGCGCCGGCGTGCCGAGGATCGTCCCGCATCGACGGTATCGGACCCGGAGTCGCCCGTGCATCGGCACGGCACCGGCTGA
- a CDS encoding sensor domain-containing protein → MGRLSRGSLAAAVGVLLAGCGGSHHGDTLPGLGSAVTVAPPAAPGLTDSTALRSKLLTTADLPPGFTQLEDGPASNDAPAQPDRSHTEPAACARVLAPVADQLPGASAHAAAHYVTADFASVDIDIASYPNGGAAQAFSVVQSLLRDCGSYDGTDADGTAVHYRLGGLEQPATGDASASFQVRTTSQGMTLYSVATVAVIGSSVVQLADTAPKPVDPAALHDLVAKQASRLQGLAGP, encoded by the coding sequence ATGGGGCGACTGAGCCGCGGGTCGCTGGCCGCCGCGGTGGGCGTGCTGCTCGCGGGTTGCGGCGGCTCCCATCACGGTGACACGCTGCCCGGCCTGGGCAGTGCGGTGACCGTCGCGCCGCCGGCCGCACCCGGGCTCACGGATTCGACGGCGCTGCGGTCGAAACTGCTCACCACCGCCGATCTGCCGCCGGGCTTCACCCAGCTCGAGGACGGCCCGGCGTCGAACGACGCGCCCGCACAACCGGATCGCTCACATACGGAACCGGCGGCCTGCGCGCGGGTGCTGGCCCCGGTCGCCGATCAGCTGCCGGGCGCGTCCGCGCACGCCGCGGCGCACTATGTCACAGCGGATTTCGCCAGTGTCGACATCGATATCGCCAGTTATCCCAATGGTGGTGCGGCGCAGGCATTCTCGGTGGTGCAGTCGCTGCTGCGGGACTGCGGCAGCTACGACGGCACGGATGCCGACGGCACGGCCGTGCACTATCGGCTGGGCGGGCTCGAACAGCCCGCCACCGGCGACGCCTCGGCCTCGTTCCAGGTCCGGACCACCAGCCAGGGTATGACCCTGTACTCGGTGGCGACCGTGGCCGTCATCGGTTCCAGCGTGGTGCAACTGGCCGACACCGCGCCGAAGCCGGTCGATCCGGCGGCGCTGCACGACCTCGTCGCGAAGCAGGCGAGCCGGTTACAGGGCCTCGCCGGCCCCTGA
- the lspA gene encoding signal peptidase II produces the protein MCAVSTDRPHEHRTDQHDESPRPDAAGDDGAAVAEPSGAAAESADAVQHPRRLPVLLLIAAIAFVADLGTKALVVAKMTPGEPISVVGDVVRLTLVRNPGAAFSMATGMTWLLTLIAAAVVIGVIRIGRSLRSVGWAIGLGLVLGGAVGNLVDRVFRAPGPLEGHVVDFISVTRWWPVFNLADSSIVCGAILLVALTVFGFEPDGSRTRHEAAA, from the coding sequence ATGTGTGCTGTGAGTACCGACCGGCCGCACGAGCACCGCACCGACCAGCACGACGAGTCGCCCCGTCCCGACGCTGCGGGCGACGACGGAGCCGCCGTCGCGGAACCCTCGGGCGCCGCCGCGGAATCGGCGGACGCGGTCCAGCACCCACGCCGGCTACCGGTGCTGCTGCTGATCGCCGCCATCGCGTTCGTCGCCGATCTCGGTACGAAGGCGCTGGTCGTGGCGAAGATGACGCCCGGCGAGCCGATCTCGGTCGTGGGCGATGTGGTCCGGCTGACCCTGGTCCGCAATCCGGGCGCCGCGTTCTCGATGGCGACCGGCATGACCTGGCTGCTGACCCTGATCGCGGCCGCGGTGGTGATCGGCGTGATCCGGATCGGGCGGTCGCTGCGCTCGGTGGGCTGGGCGATCGGGCTGGGCCTGGTGCTCGGCGGCGCCGTCGGCAATCTGGTGGACCGCGTCTTCCGCGCACCCGGCCCGCTGGAGGGCCATGTCGTCGACTTCATCTCGGTGACCCGGTGGTGGCCGGTGTTCAACCTCGCCGACTCGTCCATCGTCTGCGGCGCGATCCTGCTGGTGGCACTGACCGTCTTCGGTTTCGAACCGGACGGGTCGCGCACCCGCCACGAGGCGGCGGCGTGA
- a CDS encoding RluA family pseudouridine synthase translates to MPVPDGLEGMRVDAGLSRLLGLSRTAVAALTEEGSVQIDGSAAGKSDRLTAGAWLEVAFPEPKRELTIEETPVEGMTILYADDDIVAVDKPVGVAAHTGVGWTGPTVVGALAAMGYRISTSGAHERQGIVHRLDVGTSGVMVVAQSEHAYTVLKRAFKYRTVEKRYHALVQGHPDPSSGTVDAPIGRARGNDWKFAVTADGRPSITHYDTVEAFQAASLLDVHLETGRTHQIRVHFSAIRHPCCGDLTYGADPRLAERLGLERQWLHARSLGFAHPADGHWMEITSEYPADLAHALDVLRHV, encoded by the coding sequence ATGCCGGTTCCGGACGGGTTGGAGGGGATGCGGGTCGACGCCGGACTGTCGCGGTTGCTCGGCTTGTCGCGGACCGCGGTCGCGGCGCTGACCGAGGAGGGTTCGGTCCAGATCGACGGCTCGGCGGCCGGTAAATCGGACCGGCTCACCGCCGGCGCCTGGCTGGAGGTCGCGTTCCCGGAGCCGAAGCGGGAGCTGACGATCGAGGAGACCCCGGTCGAGGGGATGACCATCCTCTACGCCGACGACGACATCGTGGCCGTGGACAAGCCGGTCGGGGTGGCCGCGCACACCGGGGTCGGCTGGACCGGTCCGACCGTGGTCGGCGCACTGGCCGCGATGGGCTACCGCATCTCGACCTCCGGCGCGCACGAACGGCAGGGCATCGTGCACCGCTTGGACGTGGGCACCTCCGGTGTGATGGTGGTCGCCCAGTCCGAGCACGCGTACACGGTGCTCAAGCGCGCGTTCAAGTACCGCACGGTGGAGAAGCGGTATCACGCACTGGTACAAGGGCATCCGGATCCGTCCAGCGGTACCGTCGACGCGCCGATCGGCCGGGCCCGGGGCAACGACTGGAAGTTCGCGGTGACCGCGGACGGCCGGCCGAGCATCACGCACTACGACACGGTGGAGGCGTTCCAGGCCGCGAGCCTGCTCGACGTCCACCTGGAGACCGGCCGGACCCATCAGATCCGCGTGCATTTCTCGGCGATCCGCCATCCCTGCTGCGGTGATCTGACCTACGGCGCCGATCCGCGACTGGCCGAGCGGCTGGGCCTGGAACGTCAATGGCTGCATGCCCGTTCGCTGGGTTTCGCTCATCCGGCCGACGGCCACTGGATGGAGATCACCAGCGAGTATCCGGCCGATCTGGCCCACGCGCTGGACGTCCTGCGCCATGTTTGA
- a CDS encoding arabinosyltransferase domain-containing protein, whose amino-acid sequence MTDTMVRAGDSPTDEARSAARGSVRAGWAARIALLAGLLGAVFAIAVPLLPVHVDKTTLSWPQQGSSRSVTAPLVSYAPAAFDATVPCRATAELAAKGGLLASTMPTGAPDQEKYGFVARVRAAQDGKPAQLEAVLRNQSLVSVPLEQLGDCTLTVHADFTHATAELAGVTGVKPVQLTGDYRPQLVGLYSDLASPGGATMTAQVDSRFSVVPTVAKRIATVLALALTLVALIALFVLDRRDGRRGRLVPRRWLTFTGADAVVLGLLLIWYVIGATTSDDGYQFGMARTSLVSGYMANYFRYFGVPETPVGTPPYDLLAYMSHLSTASPWMRLPTLVAGVVCWLAISREVIPRLGVAVRHDRIAVWTGAFGFLAAWLPYNNGLRPEPVVAVCLLLTWCLMERAVATRRLLPYALAILVAAFSCTAAPSGVVCAAALLAGVGPVWRAGVAQARRLAGLAPGVWSWIRAYGALLAPLAAAGVLVLAVAFSVEPISAMFEMRRVHQAALPNDPWYNEYLRYQWLFMPTVDGSIARRFTMVALWLGMLASVFVLLRRGGRIPLLAAGPARRLLGTTFGAMLLMMTTPTKWTHQNGVYAGLAGAVAVLTAVAVGPKVLRSARNRALFGAVVALALAQVFTSVNGWWYVSSFGIPWWDKPPSVHGFALDRLFLLLAVLLLLLAGWFHVQSPGPGAPQRDSSRFGRLLRIRPLSVAVVFVVLFELGSFAKGAVAQYPAFSLARSNVDAVLGKPCGLAQDVLVETDPNAGLLPPLSGDPFATFTGGAQGFVPNGVGDLNPDDTGSGSSTISTSVTPKSGTDAGSETGGAALPFGLNSVTTPELGTSGQSGPAELTTGWYKLPADRSGIVAIAAAGRIRSVDKDGVVTGGQSVEIEYGTAASDGTADPLGKLTPLDIGPAPAWRNLRVPFADIPAQADVVRIVASARDRDPAQWLALTPPRVPQTHTLQDVVGSHAPVLLDWAVGLQFPCQRPFDHKDGIAQVPNWRILPDRIGAHDTTLWEDHNGGGPLGWTQELLRPQTVATYLKDDWRRDWGELQRFAPMDPTAATVDPTHGNPAVTVTQETHTGMWSPGHINTAW is encoded by the coding sequence GTGACCGACACGATGGTGAGGGCGGGCGACTCGCCCACCGATGAGGCGAGATCCGCAGCCCGCGGGTCGGTACGGGCCGGGTGGGCCGCGCGGATCGCGCTGCTGGCCGGTCTGCTGGGCGCGGTGTTCGCGATCGCGGTGCCGCTGTTGCCGGTGCATGTGGACAAGACCACGCTGAGCTGGCCGCAGCAGGGTTCGAGCCGCAGCGTGACCGCGCCGCTGGTGTCCTACGCCCCGGCGGCGTTCGACGCCACCGTGCCGTGCCGGGCCACCGCCGAACTCGCCGCCAAGGGCGGGTTGCTGGCGTCCACGATGCCCACCGGCGCGCCGGATCAGGAGAAATACGGTTTCGTCGCCCGGGTGCGGGCCGCGCAGGACGGCAAGCCCGCGCAGCTGGAGGCGGTGCTGCGCAACCAGTCGCTGGTCAGCGTGCCGCTGGAACAGCTCGGCGACTGCACGCTGACGGTGCACGCCGACTTCACGCACGCGACCGCCGAACTCGCCGGGGTCACCGGGGTGAAACCGGTGCAGCTGACCGGCGACTACCGGCCGCAGCTGGTCGGCCTCTACAGCGATCTCGCCAGCCCCGGCGGCGCGACCATGACCGCGCAGGTGGACAGCCGCTTCTCGGTGGTGCCGACCGTCGCCAAGCGGATCGCGACGGTGCTCGCGCTGGCGCTGACCCTGGTCGCCCTGATCGCGCTGTTCGTGCTGGACCGCCGGGACGGGCGCCGCGGCCGGCTGGTGCCGCGCCGCTGGCTGACCTTCACCGGCGCGGACGCGGTCGTGCTCGGACTGCTGCTGATCTGGTACGTCATCGGCGCCACCACCTCCGACGACGGCTATCAGTTCGGCATGGCCCGCACCTCGCTGGTGTCGGGATACATGGCGAACTACTTCCGGTACTTCGGCGTGCCGGAGACCCCGGTCGGCACACCCCCCTACGACCTGCTCGCCTACATGTCGCACCTGAGCACGGCGAGCCCGTGGATGCGACTACCCACGCTGGTCGCCGGCGTGGTGTGCTGGCTGGCGATCAGCCGTGAGGTGATCCCGCGACTGGGCGTCGCGGTGCGGCACGACCGGATCGCGGTGTGGACGGGTGCGTTCGGCTTCCTGGCGGCCTGGCTGCCGTACAACAACGGCCTGCGGCCCGAACCGGTGGTGGCGGTGTGCCTGCTGCTCACCTGGTGCCTGATGGAACGGGCGGTCGCGACCCGGCGGCTGTTGCCCTATGCGCTGGCGATCCTGGTCGCTGCGTTCAGCTGTACCGCCGCGCCGTCCGGCGTGGTGTGCGCCGCGGCGCTGCTGGCCGGGGTGGGGCCGGTGTGGCGGGCCGGGGTCGCGCAGGCGCGGCGACTGGCCGGCCTCGCGCCCGGGGTGTGGTCGTGGATCCGCGCGTACGGCGCGCTGCTGGCGCCGCTGGCGGCCGCGGGTGTGCTGGTCCTGGCCGTGGCCTTCTCGGTGGAGCCGATCTCGGCGATGTTCGAGATGCGGCGGGTCCACCAGGCCGCCCTGCCCAACGACCCCTGGTACAACGAATATCTGCGCTACCAGTGGCTGTTCATGCCGACCGTCGACGGTTCGATCGCGCGGCGGTTCACCATGGTGGCGCTGTGGCTGGGCATGCTGGCCTCGGTCTTCGTCCTGCTGCGCCGCGGTGGCCGCATTCCGCTGCTGGCCGCCGGCCCGGCCCGCCGCCTGCTCGGCACCACCTTCGGCGCGATGCTGCTGATGATGACGACGCCGACCAAATGGACGCACCAGAACGGCGTGTACGCCGGGCTCGCCGGGGCGGTCGCGGTGCTGACCGCGGTGGCCGTCGGCCCGAAGGTGCTGCGCTCGGCGCGCAACCGGGCACTGTTCGGCGCCGTCGTCGCGCTGGCGCTGGCGCAGGTGTTCACCAGCGTCAACGGCTGGTGGTACGTATCCAGTTTCGGCATCCCGTGGTGGGACAAGCCGCCGTCGGTGCACGGCTTCGCGCTGGACCGGTTGTTCCTGCTGCTCGCCGTGCTGCTGCTGTTGCTGGCCGGCTGGTTCCACGTGCAGTCGCCCGGACCCGGTGCGCCACAACGGGATTCGTCCCGGTTCGGCCGGCTGCTGCGGATCCGGCCGCTGAGCGTGGCCGTGGTGTTCGTGGTGCTGTTCGAACTCGGCTCGTTCGCCAAGGGCGCGGTCGCGCAGTATCCGGCGTTCTCGCTGGCCCGCTCGAATGTCGATGCGGTACTGGGCAAACCGTGCGGCCTGGCGCAGGACGTGCTGGTGGAGACCGACCCGAACGCCGGCCTGCTGCCACCGCTGTCCGGCGATCCGTTCGCCACCTTCACCGGTGGCGCACAGGGTTTCGTGCCCAACGGCGTCGGCGACCTGAACCCGGACGACACCGGCAGCGGCAGCAGCACCATCTCGACCTCGGTGACGCCGAAGTCCGGCACCGACGCGGGCTCCGAAACCGGCGGCGCCGCACTGCCGTTCGGGCTGAACTCGGTCACCACACCGGAACTGGGCACCTCCGGCCAGTCCGGCCCCGCCGAGCTGACCACCGGCTGGTACAAACTGCCCGCCGACCGCAGCGGCATCGTCGCGATCGCCGCCGCCGGGCGGATCCGCTCGGTGGACAAGGACGGCGTCGTCACCGGCGGCCAGTCCGTCGAGATCGAGTACGGCACAGCGGCTTCCGACGGTACCGCCGATCCGCTGGGTAAGCTCACCCCGCTCGACATCGGCCCGGCCCCGGCCTGGCGGAACCTGCGGGTCCCGTTCGCCGACATCCCGGCCCAGGCCGACGTGGTCCGCATCGTCGCCTCCGCGCGCGACCGCGACCCGGCGCAGTGGCTGGCGCTGACCCCGCCCCGGGTGCCGCAGACCCACACCCTGCAGGACGTGGTCGGCTCGCACGCACCGGTGCTGCTGGATTGGGCCGTGGGCCTGCAGTTCCCGTGCCAGCGCCCCTTCGACCACAAGGACGGTATCGCCCAGGTCCCGAACTGGCGCATCCTGCCCGACCGGATCGGCGCGCACGACACCACCCTCTGGGAGGACCACAACGGCGGCGGCCCGCTCGGCTGGACCCAGGAGTTGCTGCGCCCCCAGACCGTGGCGACCTATCTGAAGGACGATTGGCGCCGCGACTGGGGCGAACTCCAGCGCTTCGCCCCCATGGATCCCACCGCCGCCACCGTCGACCCGACCCACGGAAACCCGGCGGTCACGGTGACCCAGGAGACCCACACCGGGATGTGGAGCCCGGGGCACATCAATACTGCCTGGTAG
- a CDS encoding lipase chaperone, which yields MKLQRTGRVAVATLAVVAALGMSACGSGDKHSNGSSTSSKASTSANAAAAPTSALPAVPTAAQLNQELSEALDPNVPADQKVQYLEDGQDALAKDPDMLKKLTDAYQQNNAHIEVTDVTSLGDTLTATVSFSVGGGAPQPAQVPFVAQDGKWKLQKSWACAGLQNLGATSPACT from the coding sequence TTGAAGCTTCAGAGGACTGGACGCGTCGCGGTCGCCACCCTGGCCGTCGTCGCTGCGCTCGGCATGTCGGCCTGTGGCAGCGGGGACAAGCACTCGAACGGCAGTAGTACCTCCAGCAAGGCGTCCACGTCGGCCAACGCGGCCGCCGCGCCGACCTCGGCGCTCCCGGCGGTGCCGACGGCCGCCCAGCTCAATCAGGAGCTGTCGGAGGCTCTGGATCCGAACGTTCCGGCCGATCAGAAGGTGCAGTACCTGGAGGACGGTCAGGACGCGCTGGCCAAGGATCCGGACATGCTGAAGAAGCTCACCGATGCCTACCAGCAGAACAACGCGCACATCGAGGTCACCGACGTCACCTCGCTGGGCGACACGCTGACCGCGACCGTCAGCTTCTCCGTCGGCGGCGGCGCGCCGCAGCCGGCCCAGGTGCCGTTCGTCGCTCAGGACGGCAAGTGGAAGCTGCAGAAGAGCTGGGCCTGCGCCGGTCTGCAGAACCTGGGCGCCACCTCGCCCGCCTGCACGTAG
- a CDS encoding DNA polymerase IV, with translation MDMDAFFASVEQLTRPTLRGRPVLVGGTGGRGVVAGASYEARVFGARSAMPMHQAKRLVGVSAVVVPPRPVVYSAVSARVFEVLREHIPVLETLSYDEAFGEPAELAGASAAAVSEFCALVRRQVRERIGLVVSIGAGTGKQLAKIASGLAKPDGIRVIAPGAQQELLATLPVRRLWGIGPVAEQRLRALGIETVGAFAALPESEAASLLGGSVGTALHRLARGIDDRPVAERAEAKQISAETTYERDIVTLAQLRAAIEDMAAAAHRRLGEDGRAARTVVLKLRKADMSIVTRSFTLPYATEDPATLTAAALRSAIDPVELGPIRLVGVGFGGLSEVRQESLFPELDQEDPGRSAAADDETPSERPIPVPEQPLVPPATRSYTTEFWYPGRDVAHREFGHGWVQGSGHGRVTIRFESRSTGPGPAYTFAADDIELSPADPLLSLR, from the coding sequence ATGGACATGGACGCGTTCTTCGCCTCCGTCGAGCAGCTGACCCGGCCCACGCTTCGCGGCCGGCCGGTGCTGGTGGGCGGCACCGGTGGCCGCGGCGTGGTGGCGGGGGCCAGTTACGAGGCGCGGGTGTTCGGGGCCCGCTCGGCGATGCCGATGCATCAGGCCAAGCGGCTGGTGGGTGTGTCGGCGGTGGTGGTGCCGCCGCGCCCGGTGGTCTACAGCGCGGTCAGCGCCCGGGTGTTCGAGGTGCTGCGCGAACACATCCCGGTGCTCGAGACGCTGTCCTACGACGAGGCGTTCGGCGAGCCGGCGGAATTGGCCGGCGCGAGTGCGGCGGCGGTGTCCGAGTTCTGCGCGCTGGTCCGGCGGCAGGTGCGCGAGCGGATCGGCCTGGTGGTCTCCATCGGCGCGGGCACCGGGAAGCAGTTGGCCAAGATCGCCTCGGGGCTGGCCAAACCCGACGGTATCCGGGTGATCGCCCCGGGTGCGCAGCAGGAGTTGCTGGCCACCCTGCCGGTGCGCCGGCTGTGGGGGATCGGCCCGGTGGCCGAACAGCGGTTGCGCGCACTGGGTATCGAGACCGTCGGCGCGTTCGCGGCGCTGCCGGAGTCCGAGGCGGCGTCGCTGCTCGGCGGCAGTGTCGGCACGGCCCTGCACCGGCTGGCCCGCGGCATCGACGACCGGCCGGTGGCCGAACGCGCCGAGGCCAAACAGATCAGCGCCGAGACCACCTACGAACGCGACATCGTCACTCTCGCCCAGTTGCGCGCGGCCATCGAGGATATGGCCGCGGCCGCGCACCGCCGGCTCGGCGAGGACGGCCGCGCCGCGCGCACGGTGGTACTCAAATTGCGCAAGGCCGATATGAGCATCGTGACACGCTCGTTCACGCTGCCGTACGCCACCGAGGATCCGGCCACCCTCACCGCGGCCGCGCTGCGCTCGGCCATCGATCCCGTCGAACTCGGCCCGATCCGGCTGGTGGGTGTGGGTTTCGGCGGCCTGTCGGAGGTGCGGCAGGAGTCGTTGTTCCCGGAACTCGATCAAGAGGATCCGGGCCGATCCGCGGCCGCCGACGACGAAACGCCTTCGGAGCGGCCGATTCCGGTGCCGGAGCAGCCACTGGTACCGCCGGCCACCCGCTCGTACACCACCGAATTCTGGTATCCCGGACGGGATGTCGCGCACCGCGAGTTCGGCCACGGCTGGGTGCAGGGAAGTGGCCACGGCCGGGTGACAATTCGTTTCGAGTCACGCTCGACAGGACCCGGTCCAGCGTATACGTTCGCTGCCGACGATATCGAGCTCTCCCCGGCCGATCCGCTCCTTAGTCTGCGTTGA
- a CDS encoding UTP--glucose-1-phosphate uridylyltransferase yields the protein MTIRKAVIPAAGIGSRLLPLTKAIPKEMLPVGDKPVIEHTVRELVASGITDITIVVSSGKSLIQDHFRPNPALVEQLRTDGKTAYADAVEEVGELSRLGHITYLDQNGPYGNGTPVLNAARNLGDEPMLVLWPDDVFVAEVPRAQQLIDAYHKTNSPVLALMPMDPSDSKRYGVPLVEETFDNGLMRITGLVEKPKPEDAPSSYAAIGGYVVTPGIVEELRTQVSKWYDHRTGEVYLTDAINTFAASNAVYGQVIRGRWYDTGNPADYLIAQFASALAHPEFGPSLRNLID from the coding sequence ATGACTATCCGGAAGGCCGTGATACCCGCCGCCGGCATCGGGTCCCGCCTGCTGCCGCTGACGAAGGCAATCCCGAAGGAGATGCTGCCCGTCGGCGACAAGCCGGTGATCGAGCACACCGTGCGCGAACTGGTGGCCTCGGGTATCACCGACATCACGATCGTGGTCAGTAGCGGAAAATCCTTGATCCAGGACCATTTCCGGCCCAATCCGGCGCTGGTCGAGCAGTTGCGCACCGACGGCAAGACCGCCTACGCCGATGCCGTCGAGGAGGTCGGTGAGCTCAGCCGCCTCGGTCACATCACCTATCTGGACCAGAACGGCCCGTACGGCAACGGCACCCCGGTGCTGAACGCCGCCCGCAACCTGGGCGACGAGCCGATGCTGGTGTTGTGGCCGGACGACGTGTTCGTCGCCGAGGTGCCGCGCGCGCAGCAGCTCATCGACGCCTATCACAAGACGAATTCGCCGGTGCTGGCGCTGATGCCGATGGATCCGTCGGATTCCAAGCGCTACGGCGTGCCGCTGGTCGAGGAGACCTTCGACAACGGGCTGATGCGCATCACCGGACTGGTCGAGAAGCCCAAGCCGGAGGACGCGCCCTCCTCGTACGCGGCCATCGGCGGATACGTGGTCACCCCGGGCATCGTCGAGGAACTGCGCACGCAGGTGTCGAAGTGGTACGACCACCGCACCGGCGAGGTGTATCTGACCGACGCGATCAACACGTTCGCCGCGTCCAACGCGGTGTACGGGCAGGTCATCCGCGGTCGCTGGTACGACACCGGCAACCCGGCCGACTATCTGATCGCGCAGTTCGCCTCCGCGCTGGCACATCCGGAGTTCGGGCCGTCGCTGCGCAATCTGATCGACTGA